The sequence ttattattattattattaataatttttttattagattttccactgtgataacacaaaccacaaagcaagatgatacacaaaaacagaaaaagaaaaagaaaaaagagaaaaaagtaaaaagtaaaaagtgggggggaggacaataaacagataaacaataataacaaacttaattcttcacaaatccaacctttctaacatcttggttgacttcctgaaatccctcccttctgagtttccttgtaattaaaagtaacagctttccaatatcattattaaactaaaacaatttccaattatagtccatcttattcacttttcttaacgttctaaatcccatttatttattaattaaataattgttaataataattaaataataattattaattaatttctaattttttatattacaatatttattcaaatagtccttgaaattcctcttctttctggtcgcggattcttccagtcaggtcagctagctccgaaaagtccatcatcttcatctgccaatcttccactgttggcagttcttgtgttttccaatttttagcaagtaatattcgggcggccgttgtggcatacaaaaataatttaacatctttcttgggctcAACCCAGCATTTTATTGTCATGTGGAATTTTTTCTGCCATAGGTCTTTGGGTCCCGTCGACCGTGTGCATTTTAACCGCAGACTTGCTCATTTTATAACCAGTGCGCCAGAGGAATCCAGGCCAATTTTACTCTGCCTCCCTAGTCATGTGGAATTTGTCAAAGTATTTATAGTACTTACAAAAGTCTTCACAGCAAGAACACTAACCGTCTGGTTGTAGGATATTGCTTCACAAGCTCTAATAACATGGTCACCTAAGCAATGTCAGATATAACTGAATATTTTTTAATTGCGCTGATGATAAAGTCCATTGTGGCAAGTATCTGTGGGACGGCCGAGTTTGCATTTTCCATGAAATGTTGGTTTGTTGCCAGACCCAGTCTTGGATCATTATTGACACATAGGGCAATGGTATTATTTCTTATTTCGACTAAGCAAACCACATAACCCTTGGATTAACTATTAACTAATCCTGGCAACGGGTTTGGTGTTGGTTTGCCACAAGGTAgttggggtcatgaagagtcggacacgactaaacaactaaacaacaacgacagttgcaaaaggtccgtatagttaaagctctgcttttcccagtcgtgatgtatggaagtgagagctggaccataaagaacgctgatcgccaaagaatggatgtttttgaattatggtgctgggggagactcttgagagtcccatggactgcaagaagatcaaacctctccattctgaaggaaatcagccctgagtgctcactggaaggacagatcctgaagctgaggctccaagacttgggcCACCTCAACATCAACATCAACATTACCTCAACATAACCTCATAACCTCATAACCTTATGAGAAAGAAAGGGtgacagtgatataagattagactgaaggaaagattaaaaggacagagacttgacagaaatattttgaagttgctaaaaaactttggacattgggatgcagaaaggggaggtatgggggagtctgtgaaataaggtttaggaaaaaaaggttatgaaactatacacgtttgtatgtctttttatatgtttgttttgttttaaaaaatactgtaaaaccaataaaaaaattttataaaaaaaaaaaacaagacttgggccacctcatgagaagagaagactccctggaaaagaccctgatgttgggaaagatggagggcacaaggagaaggggatgacagaggacaagatggttggacagtgttctcgaagctaccagcatgagtttgaccaaactgcgggaggcagtggaagacaggagggcctggcgtgctctggtccagggggtcacgaagaggcagacacgactaaacagcaacagttGCAAAAGgtgttttattattactattccttTTTATTGAAGGTTTCCATGAGTGACTATTGCAGATAACCTCTGATGGAGCCTGCAAACCGAGTTGTAATCGTCactcaaagcaatttatgggcaaTTTGTGGCAAAACATCACCGGATCTGCCACCAGAGACcacattaaaatgtaaaatttgaaCCTTTCTGATGCTCGGTTGCAGGTGCTGACGTAGTGTTACAAGACACCAACGAAACCCAAAGTTGTAAAAAGTATTTATTGCACTAAGATTAAAAGCAGCCGCTATTTCAGGCCACGACCCCCGAGATTCAAGTTGGAAAAACGCTGGTCTATGAGAACCAGAATGACTGTCAAACCCTTTCAGTGGTGTTGGAAAAATGCAACATTTAAATCACACACACCTCTCAGTCACATcctataatactaataatatttgGACAGCACGAGTCTACAGTAATATTCCACCAGCCAAATGAGTTTAGAAAATCAACGATTTTTTAGATTttaatttgatattttattaaaagaatttcgtttataaaaaaaaagcagtgaagagggggggaaagtgaacgaatataaaaataattaaaaatttcAGTTACGTTTCCACACGTTAGTATACAAATGTAGAGAGCTGTATTATCCTGATACAAATTCCTTTATCAATAAGCTCATATATTCTGCATAAAGTCGTTCCAAGTGTCATTCtatttatccaaagaaagtcTGCGTCTATAAGCAGTCCGCTTTTACGTtgctaataggtaaaggtaaagggacccctgaccgttaggtccagtcgcggacgactctggggttgtggcgctcatctcgcttcactggccgagggagccagcgtacagcttctgggtcatgtggccagcatgactaagccgcttctggcgaaccagagcagcgcacggaaatgccgttgaccttcctgccggagcggtacctatttatctactcgcactggtgtgctttcgaactgctaggttggcaggagcagggaccgaacaacaggagctcaccccatcgtggggattcgaaccgccaaccttctgatcggcaagtcctaggtccTAAGTATCATTCtatttatccaaagaaagtcTGCGTCTATAAGCGGTCCCTTTGTATGTTCCTAACTggcaacacagtggtacctcgggttacagacgcttcaggttacagactctgctaacccagaaagagtacctcgggttaagaactgtgcttcaggatgagaacagaaatcgtgctctggtggtgcggtggcagcgggaggccccattagctaaagtggtgcttcaggttaagaacagtttcaggttaagaacggacctctggaaggaattaagtacttaacccaaggtaccactgcatttaaaacacacagaaaTCTCAGCGGCATCCTAGAATTCTAACAATATTTGGATAGCACGAGTCTACAGTAATATTCTACCAGCCGAATGAGTTCGGAAAATCAAATGTCCATGGGACCAAAGCGATTTTGGAAAGGTCCCAACTCTGAGAGGGACGCTTGGCAGATGAGGGCAAGGGGCACCTCTACTCTTCTTCGGGGGCTGTCAGAGCTGCAGTAGAAAAGGAAGATGGGAAATACTGCTCCACAAATATTCTGGGCTGGGCGGCCTCCATTGCTTGGGGTCTGGTGTTCCTTCTGTTGGGGTTGTTTACCTGCAAAGATTTGGAAGAACGAGAGGAAGAGTCAACAGAGGTCTTCTTCCGCTTCCGTTCGgcgataaaaaacacaaacaaaacaggcAGCGCAGGGATTGAATCAAAGCATCCGATACGTTCaaaccctccatcatttctccgaggaaaatagggacctcctaagggaaagagggacattccgggatcaactcagaaactgggactgggcttctgtaaatcctggactgttcctggaaaataggggcactcgGAGGGTctgtatgttgtgaaccaccctgagatctttggttgaagggcagaagaaagaaagaaagaaagaaagaaagaaagaaagaaagaaagaaagaaagaaagaaagaaagaaagaaagaaagattccagatgtatggcaaccctaaattagcCTTGCActccagaacaacaacaacaaattagccTCAcactcagtggtgtagcgtgggttgtcagcacctggggcaaggcaagtaatttgcgccctctaacccgtggatttgcgccccctaaccccctgctgttgcgcccggtgtggccggcccccctgcaccccccacgctatgccactgctcacACTCCCAGTAAAACCATTTATGGTCCCAGTTCAGCCGGCAAACAGCTCACCTGCAACGGGTGGCAATTCACAGACGTCAGCGGTGATTCTTGCATGAAGTTATGAACTGAGACCTCGGCAGAACAATCTCTGGTGGTCTGGAGAGGAGGAAAATGGGTCAGGATTCTTGGGATTCATCCTGAGCTTCTAGACCAGgcgtggccaactcccaagagactgcgatctactcacagagttaaaaactggcagtgatctacccccttttggggggattcaggtcaaagttcttgagctttttagaAAGGAGAAGGCCcatttttaggggttcaggtcaaagttcttgagcttttttaaggggagACAGTGATCTACTGGTGATCTGCCACaaacgtccagtgatctactggtagatcacaatctacctgttggacgtgcctgttctgtgggatgtgaaacacaagagcagtcaagtacaacattcctagagtgaacatgtttacacattgggagggatgtttgtccagccagcaggtaaacttcctgtttccttctgggctgggacagaattcctctgcatgtgactagaggtgggtgtggcctcacctgtgcaggtaatgacaaaagcacaggacagggcagggcagggcagccatctctctctctctgactacatttGTCAAAGAAGCaatatctgcttagccaaagatgctctcttggcttccggccaagagaggacaaagggactgtctccttatgagatagattccaagtgtatgttacttcattaagctaagtctgccttctgggatctgattgtgaacagaatgtgagtaaactctttttatacttttgtaaaagactgtgcCGTCTCTTATATTTTATGAAGGAAcaaggggaaataccagaacagttattatagaggctttagtgagcctgagcaaacacagacgttgcaaacttaaaataaaggggaatgttactctgctgatattgtggaacttgttaacacaagttggataaggatataatcagacaatatatcctctcctgcatccctgaacattcccacatgttCTAGACCAAGGAGGGGGacccagaggcggagctagctgttggactccaactcccatcagccctggcaaaTGGGCCaatagggacaatgggagttatagtttagcgacaacagcagcatctggaggcagGACCACATGCACCAGGTATTCGAACCAGAGGCCAAGCCTGTCACTCACCCCATTCGGTTTGTATTTGCAGTCTCCAATCCTGTACTTGCCCGTTTTCTGACAGAGGGTCTCCTTGATGGTGAAGTCCATGCTGAAGTGAACCCCCCAGTCAAATCTCTATGGAAcagaataattaattaattggaagcaagaagaaattctgatgaaagaagaatggcagacgaaattaatggactatgcagaattggacaaaatgacaggaaggattcgaaacctgcgggaccagagatttacagaagattggaagaagtatatgaattatttgacgAGCAACTGTAATCGACAAATTAccctagtaggactgcaagaagttttgtaaggagaaatatacgaagtgttacaaagcaggaaaaagatagagatattggttttgaatttgaaatgtaataggggaaatatgaaatgcatactgagagattagattggaaaattttcagacaggattgatggaagtaaaaaaaaaattgaataagatgtaaaagtatgtttaattattgctgaaaatggtatgttaaaaaactaatatttttaaataataataataaaattttataccctgccctcagggcagctaacaccaaatatataaaacactaaaaacacaaaatcaaacaattagtttaaaatacaattcgAATCACattcaaaatcaaaatcaaactaAATGGGAACCCACAAATCATAACAGCAGGGGCAAGGAATTAAAAGTTCACCAGGCCCGGCCACCCGTGCTGGTCCTATATGGGCCGATACAAAGAGCCAAGGAGGCCGGTTATATACAGGGTCCCATAGAAAGAAGGGggtcagactgaaccccgaccaaaggcctggtggaacagctccgtcttgcaggccctgcggaaagatgtcaaatcctgcagggccctggtctcttgggacacaGCTTTCCACCAGACTGGGACCCCCCAAtaatatatttgagggggctgggctccccccaaagttgatggacattgccattcaaggAGTGTGCGCATGCCACGCCATGTGATTGATTATACAGGGTGAGGCttacctgaccccccccccaatattttatccaagttggcacccctgagtgagaggaaccagctgggggacccccaagggaagaaggtgtGACGTtgacatatgagagtgctggaggtgaaatagttaaacaggttacccaaccagaacccaggggggtggagtcagagggactataaaaccagctctgggagttcgttgggagttgggtggttggttggagtgggagtgaattgggatagagtctgtggggaggttgagttagtgtagcaaaataatctgagtcaggaacagttaggagctaggaagacaagatgtatggtagtgatgtatggaagtgagagctggaccataaagaaggctgaccaaactgcgggaggcagtggaagacgggactgcctggcgtgctctggtccagggggtcacgaagagtcagacacgactaaataactaaacaacaactgccACAAACTCTTCGTGCTCACTAAAGCCTTCTCCCTCTGATCCCTCATCGTCGCCGCACCGCCACtgcccgggctctgagccttctgtggcaatcacacagggtcgcCGGACGTTTcgccgtctattgatccctgtgccaccacttgatttctcgctgcccccccccaggccctacctgggacaatactgagtccagtcagggtttaaactggaacataaacttctgtttatttattgcagtttaacaagcgtgtggtttcctaaacggtatcggtcaattacaatcatggggtgcctatccagacctataacttccgctacctgctctcactcactaaaccacctctcagatatttgttgttgttgttgagtcgtttagtcgtatccgcctcttcgtgaccccatggagcagagcacgccaggtactcccgtcttccacggcctcccacagtttggtcaaactcatgctggtagcttcgagaacactgtccaaccatctcgtcctccgtcgtccccttctccttgtgccctccatctttcccaacatcagggtcttttccagggagttttctcttttcatgcggtggccaaagtattggagcctcagcttcaggatctgtccttccagtgagcactcagggctgatttccttaagaatggagagtttgatcttcttgcagtccatgggactctcaagagtctcctccagcaccagaattcaaaagcatccattctttggcgatcagccttctttatggtccagctctcacttccatacatcactaccatacatctctgtggcagagagcagtggaAAAGCTGAGGCAGAAGaggagtctggctggtgaagaagcaAGCGTGTCTCTCCGTCCTGCTGCGACTAATTCCCTTCCTCCCTggcctcccagaaccaggagaggcatgaagaagaagatgcAAAGAGAAGCATGCcggcatagtctcagattgctcaCAAAAGACCCGGGAAAGCAGAAGACTTAGGCAGCAGTGGAAAGGCAGAGACTTTCtgtctccacaactgcctcataggggcaagacctgccGATGAAaatttgctgtgctcattagtgTGAttggaattttgaggtcttagatactGTGGTCCctgaggttaagtacttaatttgttctggaggtccgttcttaacctgaaactgttcttaacctgaagcaccactttagctaatggggcctcctgctgccgccgcgccgctggagcatgatttccgttgttatcctgaagcaaagttaataacctgaagcactatttctgggttagcggagtctgtaacctgaagcgtgtgtaacctgaagcgtgtgtaacccaaggtaccactgtatatgttaaatgttcataagtgtaccaaccaagcacgtacatagatcagcacaggaagaccgacctggaaccatttttgattcccaaactgagcaaatgttttctctgcaaggtcaaaatggaaaagcctcccccttgtcttttccttcacaaatcctgtcttaagggtatgtctgtatatgaatagggtgtgagcctgtgacctggcccaggaactaagtatttatcgttactaagtatttatcattacaaaagactggccaggctccccagggtatccaatcaagtaagcaagcaatccaatcaagtgaccattaaacaggtaacctgtcagatgAGATCAACAagtcactcagatttctgttttagaccgccttttctgtgatgtaggtatgatgtatctggggggtggtcttaggttacaccccttctgtgatgtatgtttgatgtatggaggggtggtcttgagctccaggggagggaatttaaaatgtctatataaggccttgtacACCATTATTTtgagttcctcctcctttcctgcgtgtgagggaagcaccctgttgcaacagatcaataaagatcaggcttacaagctgctttgcttctcagtattctctgattggcctctgttattttctcctaccaatagagaacccacgtaaggactctatatgggctcttggataccccataaggggaaagggcagattttgtttacaacattagGCCCGGCACTCCTGAGCAGAtcctgtttcttctaataaagagttaactccacttactgtgtgtgatttattgctggttcGCTCCTGACACAGAGGCAGGCCTCTGCCTTCAAGGCGCTTGCAATCTACAGTCTTCCCCTCCAACTTTTTGGAAGGATGCAGGAAAAGTTCGGAAGCATTTTCTTGTTGATGCATAAGATGAACAAGAAAAGGACTTCTTCCCTCAGTTGGGCCCCAGGCAGTCTTCCTCCAGAATCTCCCCATAAGTTTTTGGCAATAGGGAATGAGCGAGCCAGTGAGTTGCTGGAGCGCCAGGGAAATGGTTGCATTTttgataaaagcagcataaacaaAGCGTTAACAGGAATTCAGTTGCTGCTCTTCGTATGGAGTTACAGAGAGTTTAAGGGGGGGCTGTTTAAAAGCGAAGGCAGGAAAAGATATGTGGCGATGTGAACACTTAACAGATTTATCAGGGCCTCATAGGATTAGAAAATCTGTTTGAATTTaaaggcgaaccagagcagcactcggaaatgccgtttaccttcccgccggagcggtacttatttatctacttgcactttgatgtgctgtcaaactgctaggttggcaggagcagggaccgagcaatgggagctcaccccgtggcggggattcgaaccgctgaccttcggatcggcaagtcctaggctctgtggtttaacccacagcgccacccgcgtcccacattccAAGTATCATTCtatttatccaaagaaagtcTCATAGGATTAGAAAATCTGTTTGAATTTAAAGGTATGTTCATATAAGCGGCTTAAAATGCAATGAGGTCATTGCCCCTTCCCTCTGCATTTGAAACCATTAATGTGCATTAGCTTTTTGGTTCCTgtccttaacccccccccccaacccttcccCTGAactcctcttcctttttaaacaattttttttcctTGCGACATAATCAGGAGTTCCtacatcccagggggttggactagatggctgttCTAGGATTCTATAATGACCATTACTAACAACACAAAGCTGTAGTAGCAGGACATTACACCACGTCAGatataaagcaaacaaacagtaagtaataagaagaagaaatcgTGACACACCAAAATAAATCAAGGCATCCATATTCTCTGAGCTGACATGGATGATGCCGTGGAACAGaggaaataaaatcccaccagatGACATAAAAGCTTTTTCGACCCTCCATCCCTCTGGAAACGCACTGTTTATGTGTTACTGTTTCCGCAAAAGCCAAAGTCTACAAGTTCTTATAGCACAAAGACAAATGTATACCCCCCCACCAGTTTTTCCCTTGCTGGGATCCTAACATCCATGTCAAAAGTTCTTTAGAAAGACAAGCTTGCATGTTGTCCTTCCACTTTCTGTTGTAAAGgcaggaaattgctttgcaaaatatgcTTTGTTGGGAGAGATTTGCACTAAAGTGACGATGAAAtttcaggattattattattgcaaggaATGGATAaccaaatttaagactggaagaatgagaaacagagGAAATGTGCAAATAAGGAAAGACTGGCACTAAAGTGCTGAATTTTCATCTGGGGCACTGAAGGTATGAGCATGGGAAGAACTATGGAGAAAGAActggaaatttacagcctgtgaaGTATTGAGGGAAAATCTAATCAAGATGctttatagatggtacttaacacctaccaaaatagctaaaatgtataagacaaaaacaaatctgtgctggaggtgtggtaaaacagaggggacacttatacatgtttggtggacctgtgaaaaaatcaaaagcttctggaatATAGTATATGATGAGcttgaaaaatacagaagcttttctactagggataacggacacaggtatagcaagagaagatcagaaaatattcctctgtGCCACAGaagcggcaaggatcctaattgctaaaaactgggggggaaagaaattgtgccaacaaaaatggaatggcaagacaaactgttagagaaTATTGAACTGGCTAAATTATCAGAAGCAATTAGAGAttacactagacaagagtttcgaAAAGCATGGGGAAAACGCAGAAAAtccttcacaaaacagtgccctaaaatacaaacctggacttgtttcgattaatgtctgcaggagactttgtggatatttaagttataattagaaaaatcttaataattattcataaaggaaacagcttacaagaagtaaataaggaggctagatacaggataaaggaagtcttttatttggttgtttgtattgttgtatgttatgcttgtATTGTTgtatggacgtgggtggcgctgtgggtaaaagcctcagcgcctagggcttgccgatcgaaaggtcggcggttcgaatccccgcggcggggtgcgctcccgttgttcggtcccagcgcctgccaacctagcagttcgaaagcactcccgggtgcaagtagataaatagggaccgcttgctagcgggaaggtaaacggcgtttctgtgtgcggctctggctcgccagagcagcaatgtcacgctggccacgtgacccggaggtgtctccggacagcgctggcccccggcctcttgagtgagatgggcgcacaaccccagagtctgtcaagactggcctgtacgggcaggggtacctttacctttacctatgttatgcttattgtatttctgtattggggtgcgtggggtttttttgttatgttgtaaataaaatttccccaaaaaaatattattatatttttaaaaaggaaagatgaGCAATGGAAATAAACTGAAAGTGACAGATCTGCCCATCCCTGAACAGGAGGACGTTTCAGGGAATCGAACCCCTGCCATACTTACTGTTTTGCGCGTGCTTCTGATCTTCCACAGCCTGAAAACGGCTTGCCCGCCCGATTCCTGGTTGTATTCTTC is a genomic window of Podarcis muralis chromosome 12, rPodMur119.hap1.1, whole genome shotgun sequence containing:
- the LOC114607420 gene encoding cathelicidin-4-like, which gives rise to MELLLVGAILGALRVSAATLPGSESPPALLPRNVARMAVEEYNQESGGQAVFRLWKIRSTRKTRFDWGVHFSMDFTIKETLCQKTGKYRIGDCKYKPNGTTRDCSAEVSVHNFMQESPLTSVNCHPLQVNNPNRRNTRPQAMEAAQPRIFVEQYFPSSFSTAALTAPEEE